A window from Festucalex cinctus isolate MCC-2025b chromosome 4, RoL_Fcin_1.0, whole genome shotgun sequence encodes these proteins:
- the tmem9b gene encoding transmembrane protein 9B, with amino-acid sequence MKAAFLLRAFIFVCFLLFCKVTAKNSEDYRCKCICPPYREIEGHIYKQNVSLKDCNCLHVVEPMPVDGRDVEAYCLRCECKYEERSSDTIKVTIIIYLSILGLLLLYMVYLTLLEPILKRRLFGHSQLIQSDDDVGDQQPFANAHNVLSRSHSRPNMLNKVEHAQQRWRRQVQEQRKSVFDRHVVLS; translated from the exons atgaaggctGCCTTTCTTCTTcgagcttttatttttgtgtgctttttgcttttttgcAAAGTGACAGCGAAG AATTCTGAAGACTACCGTTGCAAATGCATCTGTCCACCATACCGAGAAATCGAGGGACATATCTACAAGCAAAACGTGTCTCTTAAAGACTG TAACTGTCTGCATGTAGTGGAACCAATGCCGGTGGATGGAAGAGACGTGGAGGCTTACTGTTTACGTTGCGAGTGTAAATATGAGGAGAGAAGCTCAGACACTATTAAG GTCACCATCATAATCTACTTGTCCATTTTGGGCCTGCTGCTCCTCTACATGGTCTACCTGACGCTCCTGGAGCCCATTTTGAAAAGACGTCTGTTCGGCCATTCGCAGCTCATTCAAAGTGACGATGATGTCGGG gacCAGCAGCCTTTTGCAAACGCTCACAACGTCCTCTCCCGCTCCCACTCTCGACCCAACATGCTGAACAAAGTTGAGCACGCCCAGCAGCGCTGGAGGAGGCAGGTCCAGGAACAGAGAAAGTCTGTCTTCGACCGCCATGTCGTCCTCAGTTAA